Proteins found in one Labrenzia sp. VG12 genomic segment:
- a CDS encoding GGDEF domain-containing protein — MSDEDDHKRTIQYGESAITYIKKNTLPAYPRSYELWYTYAAGYNQGLNRAVNETIKTQGRISTDEMLTLYGRFLSPTRLGDRLDEVGTKVSKEVEELVDTLKLSADVTSDYGTALEQAGEKIKSVEDPQKLQMYVTHLVKSTQNAVASNRKLESQLLESKKHIENLQSSLEAIRYESLTDELTTLNNRKHFENSIERVIDHSIESGRGFSLLMTDIDHFKNFNDTYGHQTGDQVLRLVALAVKQNIKAQDIACRYGGEEFAIILPHIGLEEASAISENIRNAVMSKELVKRSTGENLGRVTISVGVATFKKMDTAHTIVSRADEALYLAKNDGRNLVRTEQDLADSQDQEDVA, encoded by the coding sequence ATGTCGGATGAAGATGACCACAAGCGGACGATCCAGTATGGAGAATCCGCGATCACTTACATCAAGAAAAACACACTGCCCGCTTACCCGCGTTCCTACGAACTCTGGTACACCTATGCGGCCGGCTACAATCAGGGTCTGAACCGGGCCGTCAACGAGACAATCAAAACCCAGGGCAGAATCAGTACCGACGAAATGCTGACGCTCTACGGGCGTTTTCTCTCGCCGACACGGCTTGGAGACCGACTTGACGAAGTCGGCACGAAAGTGTCGAAAGAAGTCGAGGAGCTCGTGGACACGCTCAAACTGAGCGCAGATGTGACATCCGATTACGGAACGGCGCTCGAGCAGGCCGGCGAAAAAATCAAATCTGTCGAAGATCCTCAGAAGCTGCAGATGTATGTGACCCATCTGGTCAAGTCGACACAGAATGCGGTTGCTTCAAATCGGAAGCTTGAAAGCCAGTTGCTTGAATCCAAGAAGCACATTGAAAATCTGCAGTCTTCGCTGGAAGCGATCCGGTACGAGAGCCTCACAGACGAGCTGACGACGCTCAACAACCGCAAGCATTTCGAGAATTCGATCGAACGCGTTATCGACCACTCCATTGAAAGTGGCCGCGGCTTCTCGCTGTTGATGACGGACATCGATCATTTCAAGAATTTCAACGACACCTATGGTCACCAGACAGGAGATCAGGTCCTCCGCCTTGTCGCTCTGGCGGTCAAACAGAACATCAAGGCACAGGACATTGCCTGCCGATATGGAGGCGAAGAATTCGCGATCATCCTCCCGCATATCGGACTTGAAGAAGCCTCCGCTATCAGTGAGAACATTCGCAATGCAGTGATGTCCAAGGAACTCGTCAAACGATCGACCGGAGAGAATCTCGGCAGGGTGACGATTTCAGTTGGCGTTGCAACCTTCAAGAAGATGGATACGGCCCACACGATCGTATCTCGTGCCGATGAAGCCCTTTATCTGGCCAAGAACGACGGCAGAAACCTTGTCAGGACCGAGCAGGACTTGGCTGATTCGCAAGATCAGGAAGACGTCGCCTAG
- a CDS encoding sulfotransferase family 2 domain-containing protein yields MLNRVYSIFDKRIRPLRNYVFLAFPKHNIAYARITEPAFQILRPVLHRLAGTEDLLPANSPETEAPSGSERLLFHGDVELLTARELKRRHPDMKILAWVQDPLHRLAYCYEKIILNSDPMPSYYRERHFATSMTPDEFVSQVSGISDLEADNLFRSQTAFLTYKGTLAADVVLPLEDFEQSLNRFFAESRLKSRALSVAPYRLSSFVSQSTLRAFSEAALMQKLKRRYRSDYLLLSSQDALIA; encoded by the coding sequence ATGTTAAACCGGGTTTATTCCATTTTCGATAAGCGCATTCGTCCGCTGCGCAATTATGTCTTTTTGGCATTTCCCAAGCACAACATCGCCTACGCCCGCATAACCGAACCGGCTTTTCAGATCCTGCGCCCGGTGTTGCACAGGCTCGCGGGCACGGAAGATCTGCTGCCGGCAAACAGTCCGGAAACCGAAGCGCCTTCCGGATCGGAGCGGCTGCTCTTCCACGGCGACGTTGAACTTCTGACAGCCAGAGAACTCAAGCGTCGCCATCCGGACATGAAGATACTGGCCTGGGTTCAGGATCCGCTGCACCGACTTGCCTATTGTTATGAGAAGATCATTCTCAATTCCGATCCTATGCCGTCCTACTACCGGGAACGGCATTTTGCGACGTCCATGACGCCAGATGAGTTCGTAAGCCAGGTTTCGGGCATTTCGGATCTTGAGGCCGATAACCTGTTTCGCAGTCAGACGGCTTTCCTGACCTACAAAGGAACGCTTGCAGCAGATGTCGTGCTGCCACTCGAGGACTTTGAACAGTCTCTGAACCGCTTCTTTGCCGAGAGCAGGCTGAAAAGCCGCGCGTTGTCGGTGGCCCCTTATCGCCTGTCGAGTTTCGTCTCTCAATCGACCTTGCGTGCGTTCAGCGAAGCTGCGCTGATGCAGAAGCTGAAAAGACGGTATCGCTCGGACTATTTGCTGCTCAGCTCTCAAGACGCACTGATCGCCTGA
- a CDS encoding DEAD/DEAH box helicase codes for MAFDTLGLSEKVLAAVEAAGYKEPTAIQAGAIPQVLERRDILGIAQTGTGKTASFTLPMLTLLEKGRARARMPRTLILEPTRELAAQVEENFEKYGTNHKLNVALLIGGVSFADQDKKLDRGTDVLIATPGRLLDHFERGKLLLQGVEILVIDEADRMLDMGFIPDIERICKLIPFTRQTLFFSATMPPEIQRLTETFLQNPARIEVAPTSSTADNVSQFLKSSPSKDYEKRAALRELLEEAEDLNNAIVFCNRKRDVSTLFRSLERHEYNVGALHGDMDQRTRMMMLDNFRKGNIKLLVASDVAARGLDIPEVSHVFNYDVPSNAEDYVHRIGRTGRAGRTGTAYTLVTGEDQKYLDEIEALINKKIDWTGEAIDFEAAAQERKARRKAGKSTKSARSSNDNDAEQADNGGRRRSQKSRDESRKVKEEQSEAVTPTSSVSKLPQRSGGKKPRSDKMEPAFSAGVHIPAFLLREPRPKKAS; via the coding sequence ATGGCATTTGATACTCTCGGTCTTAGCGAGAAGGTCCTCGCTGCAGTTGAAGCAGCAGGTTATAAAGAACCCACAGCAATCCAGGCGGGTGCGATCCCCCAGGTGCTGGAGCGCCGCGACATTCTCGGCATCGCTCAGACGGGAACCGGTAAAACCGCCAGTTTCACTTTGCCGATGCTGACGCTGCTGGAGAAGGGACGCGCGCGCGCCCGCATGCCGCGAACGCTCATCCTCGAGCCAACCCGCGAGCTGGCTGCCCAGGTTGAAGAGAATTTCGAAAAATACGGCACCAATCACAAGCTCAACGTCGCGCTCCTGATCGGTGGCGTCTCCTTTGCTGACCAGGACAAGAAGCTCGACAGAGGCACGGATGTTCTCATCGCAACTCCGGGTCGGCTTCTGGATCATTTCGAGCGCGGCAAGCTTCTGCTTCAGGGTGTTGAGATCCTGGTCATTGACGAAGCTGATCGCATGCTGGACATGGGCTTCATTCCGGACATCGAGCGGATCTGCAAACTGATCCCCTTTACACGGCAGACACTGTTCTTCTCCGCGACGATGCCGCCGGAAATCCAGAGACTGACGGAGACCTTCCTGCAGAACCCGGCACGGATCGAAGTTGCACCAACGTCTTCGACTGCTGACAACGTCTCCCAGTTCCTGAAGTCGTCTCCGTCCAAGGACTACGAAAAGCGTGCAGCCCTTCGTGAGCTTCTGGAAGAAGCCGAAGATCTCAACAACGCGATCGTCTTTTGCAACCGCAAGCGTGACGTTTCGACACTGTTCCGGTCCCTCGAACGCCATGAATACAATGTCGGCGCCTTGCACGGTGACATGGACCAGCGCACCCGCATGATGATGCTGGACAATTTCCGCAAGGGCAACATCAAGCTTCTGGTGGCAAGTGACGTGGCGGCGCGCGGTCTCGACATTCCAGAAGTCAGTCACGTCTTCAACTATGACGTTCCGAGCAATGCCGAAGACTATGTGCACCGAATCGGCCGGACCGGCCGCGCCGGCCGCACCGGCACGGCCTACACGCTCGTCACGGGTGAAGACCAGAAATATCTCGACGAGATCGAGGCCCTGATCAACAAGAAGATCGACTGGACCGGTGAGGCGATCGACTTCGAGGCTGCTGCTCAGGAACGCAAGGCGCGCAGAAAGGCCGGCAAGTCGACCAAATCTGCACGTTCAAGCAATGACAACGATGCCGAACAGGCAGACAACGGCGGCCGCCGCCGATCGCAGAAGTCCCGCGATGAATCCAGGAAAGTCAAAGAGGAGCAGTCTGAAGCCGTGACGCCGACGAGTTCAGTTTCAAAACTTCCGCAAAGATCAGGCGGGAAAAAGCCCCGCAGCGACAAAATGGAACCTGCATTCAGTGCGGGTGTTCACATTCCAGCTTTCCTTCTACGCGAACCCCGGCCCAAAAAGGCTTCATAA
- the sufC gene encoding Fe-S cluster assembly ATPase SufC yields the protein MLEIKNLHARIADDETEILRGVNLTINAGEVHAIMGPNGSGKSTLSYILAGKDDYEITEGEVLFNGENMLDMEPDERAAAGMFLAFQYPIEIPGVATMEFLKTAMNAQRKARGEDTLSIPDFMKRVKAAASHLNVSMDMLKRPLNVGFSGGEKKRAEILQMSLLEPKLCVLDETDSGLDIDALRIVSEGVNKLRGPDRAMVVITHYQRLLDHIVPDVVHVLSKGRIVKTGDKDLALELEKNGYADYIETAA from the coding sequence ATGCTTGAGATCAAGAACCTGCATGCCCGCATCGCGGACGACGAAACGGAAATCCTGCGCGGCGTCAACCTGACCATCAATGCCGGCGAAGTCCACGCCATCATGGGCCCGAACGGTTCCGGCAAATCCACGCTGTCCTATATCCTGGCCGGCAAGGACGACTATGAGATCACCGAGGGCGAGGTGCTCTTCAACGGAGAGAACATGCTGGACATGGAACCGGACGAGCGCGCCGCTGCCGGCATGTTCCTGGCCTTCCAGTATCCTATCGAGATCCCGGGTGTCGCCACCATGGAATTCCTGAAGACGGCTATGAACGCGCAGCGCAAGGCGCGCGGCGAGGATACGCTCTCCATTCCGGACTTCATGAAACGCGTCAAGGCGGCTGCCAGCCACCTGAACGTCTCCATGGACATGCTCAAGCGTCCGCTCAATGTCGGGTTCTCCGGCGGTGAGAAGAAACGTGCCGAGATCCTGCAGATGTCGCTGCTCGAGCCGAAACTCTGCGTGCTCGACGAAACCGACTCCGGCCTCGACATTGACGCGCTGCGGATCGTGTCTGAAGGCGTCAACAAGCTGCGCGGACCGGACCGGGCGATGGTTGTGATCACCCACTATCAGCGTCTGCTCGATCACATTGTTCCGGACGTCGTGCATGTTCTGTCCAAGGGCCGGATCGTTAAGACCGGTGACAAGGACCTGGCGCTGGAGCTGGAAAAGAACGGTTACGCCGACTACATCGAAACGGCCGCCTGA
- a CDS encoding SufD family Fe-S cluster assembly protein: MNASVAIKHTQAESDLLERFDSAKDDLAGSVAVSALREAALGQIRDRGLPHRRVEEYKYSDLRAFLKSAAPLAAEADAASARSLLDSHDSYGELDRFRIVVANGRFLTDLSDTEALAAEGVSLVALTDALVEEGGAQLLASPKTGPNDGVVALNTAFVQGGVVIKVAAGAEISKPVELVQVATSAGAQVTRNSVALGEGARMRLLETFVGDTGNGELNTVLECNLADRSALASTRLIVGGVDTARLFTTIATLGAETEFKSLGFIAGPRFTRNQQFINFTDENSEAKIYGVTMAGGDALADQTLIVDHAVPHCNSREFFKTVLDGRAKGVYQGRINVAPHAQKTDGEMMTQALLLSEEAEMANKPELEIFADDVLCAHGATSGQIDEDLLFYLRARGIPEDEAKTLLVLAFLSEAIEEYGEDDVTEGLEARVRDWLAGH, translated from the coding sequence ATGAACGCAAGCGTAGCGATCAAACATACGCAGGCTGAGAGCGATCTCCTGGAACGCTTTGACAGCGCCAAGGACGACCTGGCCGGCTCTGTTGCCGTTTCCGCCCTGCGCGAAGCCGCGCTCGGCCAGATCCGCGACCGCGGCCTGCCGCATCGGCGCGTCGAGGAATACAAGTATTCCGATTTGCGGGCCTTCCTGAAATCGGCGGCACCGCTTGCCGCCGAGGCCGATGCCGCAAGCGCCAGGTCCCTTCTGGACAGCCATGACAGTTACGGCGAGCTTGACCGGTTCCGGATCGTTGTCGCCAATGGCCGCTTCCTGACGGACCTTTCCGACACGGAAGCACTGGCGGCAGAAGGCGTGAGCCTGGTTGCCCTGACCGATGCTCTCGTGGAAGAGGGCGGCGCCCAGTTGCTGGCCTCGCCGAAGACTGGTCCGAATGACGGTGTCGTTGCCTTGAACACGGCGTTCGTTCAGGGCGGCGTTGTCATAAAGGTCGCGGCTGGTGCGGAAATCTCGAAGCCGGTCGAGCTGGTTCAGGTGGCAACCTCTGCCGGTGCACAGGTAACCCGCAACAGCGTCGCGCTTGGTGAAGGTGCCAGGATGCGGCTGCTGGAGACATTCGTCGGGGACACCGGGAACGGTGAACTCAATACCGTTCTGGAGTGCAATCTGGCTGACAGGTCCGCACTCGCGTCCACTCGCCTGATCGTGGGCGGTGTTGACACGGCACGCCTGTTCACGACGATTGCCACGCTCGGTGCGGAAACCGAGTTCAAGTCGCTCGGCTTCATTGCCGGTCCGCGCTTCACCCGCAATCAGCAGTTCATCAATTTCACCGATGAGAATTCGGAAGCCAAGATCTACGGCGTCACCATGGCAGGCGGGGACGCCCTCGCGGACCAGACACTGATCGTCGATCACGCTGTGCCACATTGTAACAGCCGTGAATTCTTCAAGACCGTGCTCGACGGCCGTGCGAAAGGCGTCTATCAGGGCCGCATCAATGTCGCCCCGCACGCTCAGAAGACGGATGGCGAGATGATGACCCAGGCTCTGCTTCTGTCCGAAGAGGCGGAGATGGCCAACAAGCCGGAACTGGAGATCTTTGCGGACGACGTGCTGTGCGCACACGGGGCGACCAGCGGTCAGATCGACGAGGATCTGCTGTTCTACCTGCGCGCCCGCGGCATTCCGGAAGACGAAGCCAAGACCCTTCTGGTTCTGGCCTTCCTGTCCGAAGCGATCGAGGAATATGGCGAGGACGATGTAACCGAAGGCCTGGAAGCGCGTGTGCGCGACTGGCTTGCCGGTCACTAG
- the sufA gene encoding Fe-S cluster assembly scaffold SufA yields MASAGKFQVVTLTDAAAERVKDLVDNSDKNAIGLRVGIKKGGCAGMEYTMDLVEEAKAGDDVIEDKGAKLFVDPSAVLFLLGTEMDFEVTKFRSGFVFKNPNEVSACGCGESVSLQAADLKTLAR; encoded by the coding sequence ATGGCTTCCGCCGGAAAATTTCAGGTCGTGACCCTGACAGACGCAGCCGCCGAGCGCGTAAAGGACCTTGTCGATAACTCCGACAAGAACGCCATAGGCTTGCGAGTCGGTATCAAGAAGGGCGGTTGCGCCGGCATGGAATACACCATGGACCTGGTTGAAGAGGCCAAGGCGGGTGATGACGTGATCGAGGACAAGGGTGCCAAGCTCTTTGTCGATCCGTCCGCGGTGCTGTTCCTGCTCGGTACGGAGATGGACTTTGAAGTCACCAAGTTCCGGTCCGGATTCGTGTTCAAGAACCCCAACGAAGTCTCTGCTTGCGGCTGTGGCGAATCTGTTTCGCTTCAGGCAGCCGACCTGAAAACGCTGGCGCGCTGA
- a CDS encoding cysteine desulfurase, with the protein MTVATAEQTTGTAGYDVEAIRRDFPILSREVYGKPLVYLDNGASAQKPKAVIDAVTKAYSEEYANVHRGLHYLSNTATDNYEAAREKVRRFLNAKSVDDIVFTKSTTEAINLVSYGLGPDFFADGGEIVLSIMEHHSNIVPWHFHRERHGAQLKWVYVREDGSFDLDAFEAALSDKTRLVAITHMSNVLGTVVPVKEICRIAHERGIQVLIDGSQAAVHLPVDVQDIDCDYYVFTGHKVYGPSGIGVLWGKPERLKALRPFNGGGEMILDVTEDVVTYNDPPHRFEAGTPPIVQAIGLGAALDYMDAIGRENIARHEAELKDYAHQKLREINSLRIFGDAPDKGAIVSFELEGAHAHDVATIIDRAGVAVRAGTHCAQPLLARYGVTSTCRASFGLYNTRAEVDALYEALLKAQSFFG; encoded by the coding sequence ATGACGGTCGCCACCGCAGAACAGACCACCGGCACGGCCGGCTATGATGTCGAGGCAATTCGACGGGATTTTCCGATCCTGTCGCGTGAGGTCTATGGCAAACCGCTGGTTTATCTGGACAACGGTGCGTCCGCCCAGAAGCCGAAGGCGGTGATCGATGCGGTGACAAAGGCCTATTCGGAAGAATATGCCAACGTCCATCGTGGCCTGCACTATCTCTCCAACACGGCGACGGACAACTACGAAGCCGCGCGCGAAAAGGTGCGCCGCTTCCTCAACGCCAAGTCGGTCGATGACATTGTCTTCACCAAATCGACCACGGAAGCCATCAATCTGGTCTCCTACGGCCTTGGACCGGACTTCTTCGCCGACGGTGGCGAGATCGTGCTGTCCATCATGGAGCACCATTCCAACATCGTGCCCTGGCACTTTCATCGCGAGCGCCATGGCGCACAGTTGAAATGGGTTTATGTGCGCGAAGACGGATCGTTTGATCTGGACGCCTTCGAGGCAGCTCTCAGCGACAAGACCAGGCTGGTCGCGATCACACACATGTCGAACGTGCTCGGCACGGTGGTGCCGGTGAAAGAGATTTGCCGGATCGCCCATGAACGCGGCATCCAGGTTCTGATCGATGGCAGCCAGGCGGCCGTTCACCTGCCGGTGGATGTCCAGGACATTGATTGCGACTATTATGTCTTCACAGGACACAAGGTCTACGGCCCGTCCGGCATCGGCGTTCTCTGGGGTAAACCGGAGCGGCTGAAAGCGCTGCGCCCGTTCAACGGCGGCGGCGAGATGATCCTCGATGTGACCGAGGATGTTGTCACCTACAACGATCCTCCGCATCGCTTTGAAGCCGGTACGCCGCCGATTGTCCAGGCCATCGGTCTGGGCGCTGCGCTCGATTACATGGATGCGATCGGCCGGGAGAACATTGCCCGCCACGAGGCGGAACTGAAAGACTACGCGCACCAGAAGCTGCGCGAGATCAATTCGCTTCGGATCTTCGGCGATGCACCGGACAAGGGTGCAATTGTCTCCTTCGAGCTGGAAGGGGCTCACGCCCACGATGTTGCTACGATCATCGACAGGGCAGGGGTCGCAGTCCGCGCTGGTACCCATTGTGCGCAGCCGCTCTTGGCAAGATACGGTGTGACCTCTACATGTCGGGCAAGTTTCGGGCTTTACAACACGCGTGCCGAAGTGGACGCTTTGTATGAAGCCTTGTTGAAAGCACAGAGCTTTTTCGGGTAA
- the tenA gene encoding thiaminase II: protein MTLFARLKADAAPQWADYTCHDFVGQLASGSLPLESFRHYLVQDYLFLIQFARAYALGVYKSQSVADMRQSLEGVKAILDVELDLHLELCGTWGMDRSAIETAPEDTPTMAYTRFVLDAGMAGDLLDLQAALAPCVIGYAEIGARLAGEGKDDDSNPYQRWIREYAGEAYQGLAKDFIAWMDATADQVMTEQRYPRVLSLFEKACRLESDFWQMGLNAKS, encoded by the coding sequence ATGACCTTGTTTGCCCGGCTGAAAGCCGACGCAGCCCCCCAGTGGGCTGACTACACCTGCCATGACTTCGTCGGTCAATTGGCAAGCGGCAGCCTGCCGCTGGAGAGTTTCAGGCACTACCTGGTGCAGGACTACCTGTTCCTGATCCAGTTTGCGCGCGCATATGCGCTCGGCGTCTACAAAAGCCAAAGCGTCGCCGACATGCGTCAGTCGCTGGAAGGTGTAAAGGCCATTCTGGATGTCGAACTCGATCTGCACTTGGAACTCTGTGGCACCTGGGGGATGGACCGGTCGGCCATCGAGACTGCTCCGGAAGACACGCCGACAATGGCCTATACCCGCTTCGTCCTTGATGCCGGAATGGCCGGGGACCTCCTGGACCTGCAAGCCGCGTTGGCACCTTGCGTGATCGGTTATGCGGAGATCGGCGCGCGTCTTGCCGGCGAGGGCAAGGATGATGATTCGAACCCTTACCAACGATGGATCCGGGAATATGCCGGAGAGGCCTATCAGGGGCTCGCGAAAGACTTTATCGCCTGGATGGATGCAACGGCAGACCAGGTGATGACCGAACAGCGATATCCGCGTGTTCTGTCCCTGTTTGAAAAAGCCTGCCGGCTGGAAAGCGATTTCTGGCAGATGGGCCTGAACGCAAAAAGCTGA
- a CDS encoding SUF system Fe-S cluster assembly protein, which translates to MENATTIDTAADGEELQAEVSAKSAIPADELDRLTTDIVGALKTVYDPEIPCDIYELGLIYKVDIDDDRSINIDMTLTAPGCPVAGEMPGWVENAVASVAGVGPVNVDMVFDPPWTPDRMSDEAKVALNWY; encoded by the coding sequence ATGGAAAACGCTACCACAATTGACACCGCCGCCGACGGCGAAGAGCTTCAGGCAGAGGTTTCGGCGAAAAGCGCCATTCCCGCTGACGAACTGGATCGGCTGACGACCGATATTGTCGGTGCGCTGAAGACGGTCTATGACCCGGAAATTCCCTGCGACATCTATGAGCTCGGCCTGATCTACAAGGTCGATATCGACGACGACCGCTCGATCAACATCGACATGACCCTGACGGCTCCCGGATGTCCGGTTGCCGGTGAGATGCCGGGATGGGTCGAGAACGCTGTCGCATCTGTGGCCGGCGTCGGTCCTGTCAATGTCGACATGGTCTTTGATCCACCCTGGACGCCGGACCGGATGTCGGACGAGGCCAAGGTTGCGCTCAACTGGTATTGA
- the parE gene encoding DNA topoisomerase IV subunit B, producing MSAKDDLFAGNAAVSAPLSDEQPAPKPQKSPQLAPVTAVPEDYSAADIEVLEGLEPVRRRPGMYIGGTDEKALHHLFAEVIDNSMDEAVAGHATWIDVALSEDGYLTITDNGRGIPVDPHPKFKDKSALEVIMTTLHAGGKFDSKVYETSGGLHGVGVSVVNALSEELVVEVARSRKLYRQVFRRGHPQGGLELVGDTQNRRGTQVRFKPDQQIFGKGAHFKPARLLKMARSKAYLFGGVEIRWHCAPGLISEKDETPAEAVFHFPGGLRDFLGERLNKERRVVDEVFSGRTDNAGKHGSVEWAVSWFAGDGFVNSYCNTVPTPEGGTHEAGFRYALLRGLKAYGELTNNKKASIITGDDVMTSAGGMLSVFIREPEFVGQTKDKLATNEATRITEAAVRDAFDHWLTASPNQANKLLEWVIDRADERLRRRQEKDVARKTAVRKLRLPGKLADCSANQADGTELFIVEGDSAGGSAKQARNRSNQAVLPLRGKILNVANAGRDKLVANQQLADLSQALGCGTRSNYKESDLRYEKIVIMTDADVDGAHIASLLITFFYREMPELIRTGHLFLAVPPLYRLSQGGKTLYARDDAHKDELLQTVFKGRSKVEIGRFKGLGEMLPAQLKETTMDPAKRSMLKVHVEEEAVAETNDTVERLMGNKPEARFRFIQENAEFAEDLDI from the coding sequence ATGAGTGCAAAAGACGATCTATTTGCTGGCAATGCGGCGGTTTCCGCTCCCCTTTCAGATGAGCAACCCGCGCCCAAGCCGCAAAAGTCGCCGCAACTCGCTCCGGTGACGGCCGTGCCTGAAGACTATTCCGCCGCCGACATCGAGGTTCTGGAAGGGCTTGAGCCGGTCCGGCGGCGCCCCGGCATGTATATCGGCGGCACCGACGAAAAGGCCCTGCACCACCTCTTTGCCGAAGTGATCGACAATTCGATGGACGAGGCAGTGGCCGGTCACGCCACCTGGATCGACGTAGCCCTGTCCGAAGACGGCTACCTGACGATAACCGACAATGGCCGAGGCATTCCGGTCGACCCGCATCCCAAATTCAAGGACAAGTCCGCGCTTGAAGTCATCATGACCACGCTGCATGCGGGCGGAAAGTTCGACAGCAAGGTCTACGAGACATCGGGCGGTCTTCATGGCGTCGGCGTTTCCGTTGTCAACGCCCTGTCCGAAGAACTGGTCGTTGAGGTGGCGCGCAGCCGCAAGCTCTATCGCCAGGTGTTCCGGCGCGGACATCCGCAAGGCGGGCTCGAACTCGTTGGAGACACACAGAACCGCCGCGGGACACAGGTTCGCTTCAAGCCCGATCAGCAGATTTTCGGCAAGGGTGCCCATTTCAAGCCTGCCCGGCTTCTGAAAATGGCGCGGTCGAAAGCCTATCTGTTTGGCGGCGTCGAAATCCGCTGGCACTGTGCACCAGGCCTCATTTCTGAAAAAGACGAAACGCCGGCAGAAGCCGTGTTTCACTTTCCGGGCGGTCTCAGGGATTTTCTGGGCGAGCGGTTGAACAAGGAGCGCCGCGTTGTCGACGAAGTGTTCTCGGGCCGCACAGACAATGCCGGCAAACACGGCTCTGTCGAATGGGCCGTAAGCTGGTTTGCAGGCGATGGGTTCGTCAATTCCTACTGCAATACGGTCCCGACACCGGAAGGCGGCACGCACGAAGCCGGCTTCCGCTATGCGCTCTTGCGTGGCCTGAAGGCTTACGGGGAACTCACCAACAACAAGAAAGCCTCCATCATCACCGGCGATGATGTCATGACATCTGCCGGCGGCATGCTTTCGGTCTTTATCCGCGAGCCGGAGTTTGTCGGTCAGACCAAGGACAAACTGGCGACCAATGAGGCAACCCGCATCACGGAAGCAGCGGTTCGGGACGCCTTTGATCACTGGCTCACGGCGTCGCCGAACCAGGCCAACAAGCTTCTGGAATGGGTGATCGACCGGGCGGATGAACGGCTGCGCCGCCGTCAGGAAAAGGACGTCGCCCGCAAGACCGCCGTGCGCAAATTGCGCCTGCCCGGCAAGCTGGCGGATTGCTCCGCCAATCAGGCAGACGGAACCGAACTGTTTATCGTTGAGGGTGACTCGGCTGGTGGCTCCGCCAAACAAGCCCGCAACCGATCAAATCAGGCTGTCCTCCCTCTGCGCGGCAAGATCCTGAACGTGGCCAATGCCGGACGCGACAAACTCGTCGCCAACCAGCAGCTTGCCGACTTAAGCCAGGCTCTGGGTTGCGGCACGCGCTCCAACTACAAGGAAAGTGATCTGCGCTACGAAAAAATCGTCATCATGACCGATGCCGACGTCGATGGCGCCCATATTGCCTCGTTGCTGATCACCTTCTTCTATCGCGAGATGCCGGAGCTGATCCGGACAGGCCATCTCTTTCTGGCTGTTCCGCCGCTCTATCGCCTGAGCCAGGGCGGCAAGACCCTCTACGCCCGCGACGACGCCCATAAGGACGAACTGCTCCAGACCGTGTTCAAGGGCAGATCAAAGGTGGAAATCGGTCGCTTCAAGGGTCTTGGCGAGATGCTGCCGGCTCAGCTCAAGGAAACCACGATGGACCCGGCCAAAAGGTCAATGTTGAAGGTTCACGTGGAGGAAGAAGCTGTTGCAGAAACCAACGACACCGTTGAGCGTCTCATGGGCAACAAGCCTGAAGCGCGCTTCCGTTTCATTCAGGAAAACGCCGAGTTTGCAGAAGACCTTGATATTTGA